In Fluviicola sp., the sequence TGTTTGTTTTGGTGGTCAGTTCTGATTGTTCGACCTGGTAAGCTATTTTATCCCCGATGTTCCAATATCCGATAGTGGTTACTTTGGTGGAAGAAACCAGGTTTGGATGCTCCTGGGAAAAGAGATTGCATGCGAGGATTAAACAGGTGATTGCGGAAGATATCTTTTTCATGACGCAAAATTAGGAAAAAGCACGAAAACAATTTTTGATTGACAGCCGGGCCGGAAAATTTTCAGGGCCTGCGTTGTTGTTTCCCACATTCCCTTAACTTTGGAACAAAAACCTATGCGCATTCTCGGCATCATTCCTGCTCGTTACGGCTCTTCCCGCTTTCCGGGGAAACCGCTCATTGACCTGAAAGGAAAAACAATGATCCGGCGCGTAGTGGAAGGAGCAGCAAAGTCTTCTCTCTTGACAGACCTGGTTGTGGCAACGGATGATGAACGAATCGTGCAGGAAGTTTCGGGTTTCGGAGGAAAGGTGATGCTGACGGATTCCAAACATCCTACAGGAACTGACCGCTGTGCTGAAATCGTACGTAGCCTCGCTGAAAAATACGATGTAGTGATCAATATCCAGGGAGATGAACCTTTGGTGGACGCACGTCAGTTAGACCAGTTATTACAGGCATTTAACGATCCGGATGTGCAGATTGCCACGCTTGCTTCCCGCAAAATCGAAATGGAAGACATCCTGAATCCCAACCGGATCAAAGTGGTGATCGACAAAAACCACCGTGCACTCTATTTTTCCCGCAGCCCGATCCCGAATTTTGCCAACGCGAAGGGCGAACCGCTGGAGATTTACCCGTTCTTACGTCACATCGGATTGTATGCTTACCGTTCGGAGGTTTTGCTTCAATTGAGCGAACTGGCGGAAACGAAACTGGAACAGATCGAATCGCTGGAACAATTGCGCTGGCTGTACAACGGTTATTCCATCCGGGTAGTAGAAACCGCTATAGAAACCCCCAATATAGATACCCCGGAGGACGTCGACAAAGTATTGGCTTTACTCTGAATAAATACCAACTAATCCCAATTTTATGAAACTACTCTTGCAACTACTGCCTTGTACCCTGGCGTTCGGGACATTCGCACAAAAAATGACCTACCAGGCAGATTTGACCAACTGCACAAAGGACCGGATCGCGATTACTTTAAATACAACTTACAAAGGACCAGATACTGCAGTCTTCAACTTCCCGATGACTGTTCCCGGAACTTATGCCGTTTTGGACTACGGACGATTTATCACGCAATTCAAAGCCTTCGATTCGTCCGGAAAAGCATTGAAGGTGAAAAAAAAGGGGAATAACAGCTTTGTAATCGTTCCCGGGAAGGATGTGGCAAAAGTGCAATACCTCGTGGATGATTCCTGGGAGGAAAAGAACGGGAAAACCAAGATTTTTGAGCCGGCAGGAACCGGGTTCGAAGCAGGTAAGTACTTCTACATCAATAACGGCGGACTTTTCGGTTATTTTGGCCTCGAATGGAACAACGAATACGAAATTACTTTCAGGAAGCCCAAAAACCTGCAGGGTTTTACAACACTTGTCCAGCAATCAAAAACGGAAGACCAGGTTACATTCCGGAGCAAGAGTTACCATGAGCTT encodes:
- the kdsB gene encoding 3-deoxy-manno-octulosonate cytidylyltransferase, with the translated sequence MRILGIIPARYGSSRFPGKPLIDLKGKTMIRRVVEGAAKSSLLTDLVVATDDERIVQEVSGFGGKVMLTDSKHPTGTDRCAEIVRSLAEKYDVVINIQGDEPLVDARQLDQLLQAFNDPDVQIATLASRKIEMEDILNPNRIKVVIDKNHRALYFSRSPIPNFANAKGEPLEIYPFLRHIGLYAYRSEVLLQLSELAETKLEQIESLEQLRWLYNGYSIRVVETAIETPNIDTPEDVDKVLALL